Proteins found in one bacterium genomic segment:
- a CDS encoding response regulator transcription factor: MATALKADRQTGGRILVVDDEPHIVELVRYNLVQEGFEVDVAYDGHDAIERARTDRPDLVILDLMLPYVDGLEVCRHLRREAPVPILMLTAKDSEHDRVLGLESGADDYVTKPFSPRELVARVRAILRRAARDDGRGTDAPLLSGRLALNAATHEVRLGDRLIELTAKEFDLLRLLLGHPNQVFTRDFLLEHIWGYEYFGSTRTVDMHISRLREKIEDDPDAPTFIVTVRGVGYKLKKDAG, translated from the coding sequence ATGGCAACGGCGCTTAAGGCGGACCGCCAGACCGGGGGCCGCATCCTGGTCGTGGACGACGAACCACACATCGTCGAACTCGTGCGCTACAACCTGGTGCAGGAAGGCTTCGAGGTGGATGTCGCCTACGACGGCCACGACGCGATCGAGCGGGCGCGCACCGACCGGCCCGATCTGGTGATCCTCGACCTCATGCTGCCCTACGTCGACGGTCTGGAGGTTTGCCGGCATCTGCGCCGCGAGGCCCCCGTGCCGATCCTCATGCTGACGGCCAAGGACAGCGAGCACGACCGCGTGCTGGGCCTTGAGTCCGGCGCCGACGACTACGTGACCAAGCCGTTCAGCCCCCGTGAGCTCGTGGCCCGCGTGCGCGCCATTTTGCGCAGAGCGGCCCGCGACGACGGCCGCGGGACCGACGCCCCCCTGCTGTCGGGGCGCCTGGCGCTCAATGCCGCCACGCACGAGGTCCGCCTCGGGGACCGCCTGATCGAGCTGACGGCCAAGGAGTTCGATCTGCTGCGCCTGCTGCTGGGCCATCCCAACCAGGTCTTCACCCGGGACTTTCTCCTCGAGCACATCTGGGGCTACGAGTACTTCGGCAGCACCCGGACGGTCGACATGCATATCAGCCGGCTGCGCGAGAAAATCGAGGACGATCCGGACGCGCCGACGTTCATCGTGACGGTGCGCGGGGTCGGCTACAAATTAAAGAAGGACGCGGGATGA
- a CDS encoding glycine C-acetyltransferase yields the protein MADPLAFLDDELSALRAQGVYRWPRRLRGEQGPVCVYDGRRVINLCSNNYLGLANDPRLKEAACRAVQEEGVGSGAVRTIAGNMEIHERLEARLAAFKHTEAALLYQSGFAANAGTVSAILGRGDIVVSDELNHASIIDGCRLSGAERKIFPHRDVEAARRCLGEARDAAKETPPAPRQGQAPRQGAPRRGRVLLITDGVFSMDGDVAPLPALVEAADEFGAIMMVDDAHASGVMGSGGRGTVDHFGLHGRVHIQVGTLSKAWACLGGYVAGSRTLIEFLMQRARPLLFSTSHPPSVAATALAALDRIEADPALIARLWDNTRFFKAGLARLGFDTGASETPITPILIGDEAKAMRFSDRLFEEGVFALGIAYPTVPRGRARVRTIVTAGHTPDHLSEALEICGRVGYEMGFLA from the coding sequence ATGGCGGATCCGCTCGCCTTCCTCGACGACGAACTGAGCGCCCTCCGGGCGCAGGGCGTCTACCGCTGGCCGCGACGTCTCCGCGGCGAGCAGGGGCCCGTCTGCGTCTACGACGGGCGGCGCGTCATCAATCTCTGTTCCAACAATTATCTCGGCCTGGCCAACGATCCGCGCCTCAAGGAGGCGGCCTGCCGCGCCGTGCAGGAGGAGGGCGTGGGGTCCGGCGCCGTGCGGACCATCGCCGGCAACATGGAGATTCATGAGCGGCTGGAGGCGCGGCTCGCGGCGTTCAAGCACACCGAGGCGGCGCTGCTCTACCAGTCGGGATTCGCCGCGAACGCCGGGACCGTGTCGGCGATCCTGGGGCGCGGCGACATCGTCGTGAGCGACGAGCTCAACCACGCGAGCATCATCGACGGCTGCCGGCTGAGCGGCGCGGAGCGCAAGATCTTTCCGCACCGGGACGTCGAGGCCGCCCGCCGCTGTCTCGGCGAGGCCCGTGACGCCGCGAAGGAGACCCCGCCGGCCCCTAGGCAGGGGCAGGCCCCTAGGCAGGGGGCCCCCCGCCGGGGGCGCGTCCTCCTCATCACGGACGGCGTATTCAGCATGGACGGCGACGTGGCACCGCTGCCGGCGCTCGTCGAGGCCGCCGACGAGTTCGGCGCGATCATGATGGTGGACGACGCCCACGCCAGCGGCGTCATGGGCTCCGGCGGCCGGGGGACGGTCGACCACTTCGGCCTGCACGGGCGCGTGCACATCCAGGTGGGGACGCTCAGCAAGGCCTGGGCCTGCCTCGGCGGCTATGTCGCCGGGAGCCGGACCCTGATCGAGTTTCTCATGCAGCGGGCGCGGCCGCTCTTGTTCAGCACGTCGCATCCGCCGTCGGTCGCCGCGACCGCGCTCGCGGCCCTCGATCGCATCGAGGCTGATCCGGCGCTGATCGCGCGGCTGTGGGACAACACGCGCTTCTTCAAAGCGGGGCTCGCCCGGCTCGGCTTTGACACGGGGGCCAGCGAGACGCCGATCACGCCGATCCTGATCGGCGACGAGGCCAAGGCGATGCGGTTCTCGGACCGCCTGTTCGAGGAGGGCGTCTTCGCCCTCGGCATCGCCTATCCGACCGTGCCGCGCGGCAGGGCCAGGGTCCGCACGATCGTGACCGCGGGCCACACGCCGGACCACCTGTCCGAGGCGCTCGAGATATGCGGGCGCGTCGGGTACGAGATGGGGTTCCTGGCCTAG
- a CDS encoding SLC13 family permease, giving the protein MRFPAGTEIFSESDEADALYLLAGGHVEVTVGVGDSERQVAILEAPSYFGELGLLLANRTGSVRASTDVHAWRLPREQFGRLARDRSAIALAVATSLALLLDQRSREHVGAPVAERQVVPAEVPEVGRQSQWRIVGAAIALGVPFGLWWTGPPAGMSVQGWHISLTVLGAALAWLFEPVPDFVTALAMPIAWGLLGLAPLSLAFAGFSSSSWFVAIGAMGIGAAMTRSGLFLRLVLFVLKILPTKYSAYVLGLLVGGLVTTPAVPVPFIRVATITPLVRELAQTLGYPAGSRARAGLAAASIIGFGFFSNIFLTGRVENFFLIGLLGHPDDARFGWIPWLVDAAPAGAVLLAGAAVMLFVLYRSTLAPRATTDVLRLQRYLLGPLSNREIITLAALALLIAGLFLEQNLHVDVAWIALAAFLIVLAGGVIDRANFRGSLEWGFLIFFAILLSTGGVLRGAGVDQWIATALVPLARAVQNPSLLVMLLGVLVVGCRFVLPATPTILLLSLALVPVASHVGLSPWVVGFVIISMGTPWLHPSQSLFYRLVTEMTRGEMMPPRDGTVVGVVMTLITLVAIAASVPYWRMLGLISPF; this is encoded by the coding sequence GTGCGGTTCCCGGCGGGCACGGAGATCTTCTCCGAAAGCGACGAGGCCGACGCTCTCTACCTGCTCGCCGGCGGGCATGTGGAGGTCACGGTTGGTGTTGGAGATAGCGAGAGACAGGTGGCTATCCTGGAGGCACCGTCGTACTTTGGGGAGCTGGGCTTGCTCCTCGCGAACCGAACCGGCTCAGTTCGGGCATCCACCGATGTTCACGCGTGGAGGCTTCCGCGCGAGCAATTTGGCCGGCTTGCCCGGGACCGAAGCGCAATTGCCCTCGCCGTCGCAACGTCTCTTGCGTTGCTGCTCGATCAGCGGTCTCGCGAGCACGTTGGGGCGCCGGTCGCCGAGCGGCAAGTAGTCCCCGCCGAGGTCCCTGAGGTCGGACGACAATCCCAATGGCGGATCGTCGGGGCCGCGATCGCGCTCGGAGTCCCGTTTGGTCTTTGGTGGACGGGGCCGCCCGCCGGAATGAGCGTGCAGGGGTGGCACATCAGCCTCACGGTACTCGGGGCAGCACTGGCCTGGCTCTTCGAGCCGGTACCGGATTTCGTCACCGCGCTCGCCATGCCGATCGCCTGGGGACTGCTGGGGCTTGCCCCTCTCTCCCTCGCGTTTGCAGGCTTTTCGAGTTCGTCCTGGTTCGTCGCGATCGGGGCGATGGGAATCGGGGCGGCAATGACTCGATCGGGTCTGTTCTTGCGCCTCGTCTTGTTCGTTCTCAAGATCCTTCCCACCAAATATTCGGCCTACGTGCTGGGGTTGCTGGTTGGCGGGCTTGTCACGACCCCGGCCGTCCCGGTTCCGTTCATTCGCGTGGCGACGATCACGCCGCTTGTGCGCGAACTCGCTCAAACCCTCGGCTATCCCGCAGGGAGCCGGGCGCGGGCGGGACTGGCTGCCGCAAGCATCATCGGATTTGGTTTCTTTAGCAACATTTTCCTCACCGGTCGAGTCGAGAACTTCTTCCTGATCGGTCTCCTGGGGCATCCTGATGACGCGCGCTTTGGCTGGATCCCGTGGCTGGTCGACGCAGCCCCCGCGGGGGCGGTGCTATTGGCAGGGGCTGCGGTGATGCTGTTCGTCCTCTATCGGTCGACGCTGGCCCCCAGAGCGACCACAGATGTCCTACGGCTTCAACGGTACCTCCTCGGCCCTCTCTCGAACCGCGAGATCATCACACTCGCCGCGCTGGCCCTTTTGATTGCCGGTTTGTTCCTGGAACAGAATCTCCACGTCGACGTCGCCTGGATTGCGTTGGCCGCGTTCCTCATCGTGCTCGCCGGAGGGGTGATCGACCGAGCGAATTTTCGAGGATCCCTGGAGTGGGGTTTTCTGATCTTCTTTGCAATCCTGCTGAGTACCGGGGGAGTGCTGCGCGGCGCAGGCGTTGACCAGTGGATCGCGACGGCGTTGGTGCCGCTCGCCCGGGCAGTCCAGAATCCAAGCCTTCTCGTGATGCTGCTTGGCGTGTTGGTCGTCGGCTGCCGTTTCGTATTGCCGGCCACGCCCACAATACTGCTGTTGAGCCTCGCGCTCGTGCCGGTGGCATCGCACGTTGGCCTCTCTCCCTGGGTCGTCGGCTTTGTCATCATCTCGATGGGTACTCCGTGGTTGCACCCAAGCCAAAGTCTTTTCTATCGTCTTGTGACGGAGATGACCAGGGGGGAGATGATGCCGCCGCGCGACGGCACCGTTGTAGGCGTTGTCATGACGCTCATCACGCTCGTCGCTATCGCGGCGAGCGTTCCCTATTGGCGGATGCTCGGGCTCATCTCTCCCTTCTGA